CAACCCAGCCACTCGACCCAGCGCCGCACCCAGGGCTCCACGCGCGGCCCGTAACGGGCAATCAGCCCCGCAACCAGCATGAAACGCGCGCCACGACCGATGAGCGACGCCAGCAGGAACGGCAGCAACGGCATGCTCAGAGCGCCCGCAGTCAAGGTGAACACCTTGTAGGGCAACGGAGAGAACCCTGCGATGAACACGATCCAGACGCCATATTGACTGAACCAGCCCTCGGCCTGGGCCACATACGGCCAGTAACCGGCATCTTTCAACAAGGGCGTGAGCGCGTC
This genomic stretch from Acidihalobacter ferrooxydans harbors:
- a CDS encoding YqaA family protein produces the protein MLFAALYERVLAWSRHPHAPRYLAALSFSESAFFPIPPDVMLIPMCIARPRAAVRLGLLVTGFSALGGLFGYLLGWLAFDALTPLLKDAGYWPYVAQAEGWFSQYGVWIVFIAGFSPLPYKVFTLTAGALSMPLLPFLLASLIGRGARFMLVAGLIARYGPRVEPWVRRWVEWLGWLTVVVVAALLVWINVRG